The DNA segment GAGTACGCTTGTCTTTTCTCCGCTCACGTCCTCCATATGAGAGGAAGTCCGACCCCTCAGCCTCTGCAAGACGACGATGGGAATCTCCTCCTCTGGAACGGGGAGGTTTTCGGTGGGTTGACGGTACAACCTGAGAAAAACGATACCAAAGTTATTCTTGATCACTTGTCCATGTGCAAAAGTCCATCAGATGTGTTGTCCATCCTGGGTCAGGTTAAGGGACCGTGGGCGATAATTTATTACCAGAAAGAGGAGCATTGCATCTGGTTTGGGAGGGACTTCTTCGGGAGACGAAGCTTGCTTTTGAGCTGGGGTTTGGACCAGAGTTCCTTTACGCTGACCTCTGTGTCTTCTCGCTCTCCGGGTGTCGGTTCATCAAACTGTTTAGAAGTACCAGCGGTTGGCGTATACAGAATGGACTTGAGGAGTTGGTCAAAGACTGATAATCTAAAAGTTGAGGTTTATCCATGGGGTTACCTCGATTCTGATTTCACATGGGAAGGTCTTCCTGGTTCCATCTCCTTCGTCAAGACTGATTCTGGACTCGTTCTGTCGCCCAGAGTTCCTCCGATGAACATGTCCATAACTGGTGTGGAACCAAAATCTTGTCAGTCTGGTCAAACATCGACAGACAATCTTAAGGAGCTTCTAAAAGACCAGGACAGCAAGAAACTGTTCGGCGTCTCATAGACGTCCTCAGCAAGGCCATCCGGCAGAGGGTGGAGCACCTTCCCCATCGGTCCAACCCTAATGGCGCACAGGTGGCTGTCCTGTTTTCCGGAGGCATCGATTCTATGATTCTGGCTGTCCTTGCCGATCGATACGTACCTCTGGACCAACCTATCGACCTCCTCAATGTGGCTTTTAAACTCCAGGAACCGAAGATGAATCAGGGGTCAGGGAAAAAAGGACGGAAAAAAGAGCATGACGATGTCGCGGCAACGCTTCGACCGAGGTTTGACGTCCCGGACAGGATCACTGGGCGGGACGGTTTGCAGGAACTCGCGTCTCTAAATCCTTCGCGGAAATGGAACTTTGTGGAGATCAACGTTACGCACGAGGAGCTGAGGGACAAGAGGGTGGAGAACATCTGCCACCTGGTGCACCCGTTAGACACTGTCCTGGATGACAGCATCGGATGCGCCATGTGGTTCGCAGCCAGAGGAACCGGCTTCGTGTCGGAGGGAGCAGGAGAGAGGCAACACAGGTCGACAGCGAAGGTAAGGAATCTTCAAAGGCAAAATTCTTCTGACCAAATGAGATGATATGCAACTGGTCACTATGCAGTCTGGGATTTCTTCATAATCAGTGATGTCCACATCGGCAGGTTGTCCTGACGGGTATTGGGGCGGACGAACAGCTAGCTGGCTACTCCAGACACAGAGTGCGGTTTAAATCCTCAGGTCTACAAGGATTGGTGGAGGAGCTGGCCATGGAGCTGGGAAGAATTTCCTCCCGGAATCTCGGACGAGACGACCGGATTATCGCAGATCACGGAAAAGAAGCGAGGTAATGCTATTGTTCTGTCATTCTAGTCTGTTATTTTGAAGTTAGACTGATGtaattcttgaatctgattagCCAGAAAGGGTTGGTTAATTTTCTTTAATCTAAGAGTTATTATAATACAAACACGTTTCTATAGCGACGGCTCGTTCACAGGAACTTGGCGGTCCGACGTATACCAATTGAAAACGTGTGCGGTCGAAGATTACGTTTTCTTTATCTAACATTTAttagtctccagtgtcagaggtcaagatataagatatatatttttgttgctGATAAATTTCCTATAGAATCATGATAAGGGGTGTTTTCTTCTATTATATAATACTATAGATTGGACCCCAAAttaaaaaagttggaacaaatgcaaattaaaacTGCAAtcagtgatttgcaaatctctgcaataaaacccacattttattcacaatagaacatcaagaccatatcaaatgtttaaacagggGAAGtgtgcacatttggaaaggctccatcaatgctgaaaggtatatacaggttttatagCAACAAAGGCTTTCATCTAGAAAACGTCTTTTTCTGGGGAGGCCTTGCGTATTTGAGCAAAACAATGGATGCATCTATATAGCATGACTTTGTGGTAGAGTGTCCTGGTGCTGAATTGGACTGCTTTCAGGTTAGAacttttaccatttaaaaacattcataaagcgaaaaatacaacaaaggaaacccagaactgttgagcagacAGAATCCTTATCAGACAcacatgggacaacattcctctacCAAAACCTCAAAAACTGGTCTCCTAAATTCACGGATGTATATGGaaagaagacgtgatgctacacagtggtaaatgTGCCAACTTTAGTTTTTTAAATCGTGTTGCAGCTGTCAAATTCTAAAATTCTTAAACATTTTGatatgtttttggttttattgtgaatgtaatatggatttatgaaatttgcaaatgattgcattctgtttttatttagatttaacactttttttggggggggatcTGTATCAAAGTCTTCTGAACTTATTGTTGCCCTCAGGTTTCCGTACTTGGATGAGGACGTGGTGAGCTTCCTGAACACCCTCCCTGTTTGGGAGAAGGCAGACCTGTCTCTGCCCAGAGGATTTGGAGAAAAGCTCCTCCTGAGGCTCACAGCTGTAGAGCTCGGACTCGGACCTTCCGCTGTACTGCCCAAGAGAGCCATGCAGTTCGGTTCTCGAATAGCCAAGCTAGAGAACAGCCGTGAGAAGGCTTCAGAAAAGTGCACGAGGCTGAGCTCAAGTtagaattttaatttgtttttaggACACGGCAAGTTTATCAGAACGTCTCCAGTCCAGTGTGAAAGTGTGTTCGAATGCTATATGGAATAAACTTCTGGATTCCGAAGTTCTTCTCTGAAGTATCTGTCGCACTCTTGATAAGACACGAGGTTTCCCACATCAAAGCGGCCGGATATCTCGTGGACGTACACCGGCCTCCTGAAATACATCAAAACGTTAATGgatatgtacatacacactgtCAAAAGCTTGCGGacacccattccacattaatctTCATTTGCTcttaataaccttcactcttctgggaagatgttccactagattttgtggagatttgtgctcattcatctagaagggtgttaaagtcaggtactgatgtaggtgaggtgaggaggcctggtcttaaaattcatcccaaaggtgttcaatacagttaaagctttatagcaggagatcttccactccaattcaTTTAAAGTACATCTTCATGACATCttcataaaatatacaattgtgtaaccaacattgtggtaacagtttgagggaAAGAATCACAcactatttccaaaagtattgggacacctgatctttcctgctatatccaaactgttaccacaaaactggaggctcTCAATtttacaggacgtctttagatggcgctataatacaaatttgcattcacttgaacttggaaacccaaaacctgctccagcatggcgatgcccctgtgcacaaagtgcgCTGCTTGAAGATCTAgtttacatgttttggagaagaagattttgagtggctctgatctcatccctactgaacacctttgggatgaatgtgaacgctgactgcaccccaggtctcctcacctacacatcagtacctgcctttcataacaccattgtggctgatgaacacaaacatccataagaacatttcaaaatctagtggaacatcttcccagaagagtggagggacttaagagcaaattgggattaaatatggaatgcgatgctcaaaaatcaccaggtgacccaatacttttgccaatatagtgcatgtggggtgtccaaatacttctGACTCcagtgtgatgaatgtgaatcaCCTTGATATGAGCCATGAGAGGAAGTTCCCAGGTGCATCTCTCTCCTCGAGCGGCCGTGTCTGTAATGaagaataaagaatgaataaagctttttttatttagcgcTGTTCagttctcgattctgattggttagaaattctttaaattgtttttttaacagcagaTCTGACAACAGAGGAGCTAACGTTATGGTAAAGTTTCTATTCTAACATCTAAAAAAGTGTCAGTACTTTATATAAgtatcatccctccatcctccactactgctccactcatccctctatcctccaccactgctccactcatccctctatccactaccactcatccctccatcctccaccactgctccactcatccctccatcctccaccactgctccactcatccctctatccactaccactgctccactcatccctccatcctcttccACTTATCgcctatcctctaccactcatccctccatcctccaccactgctccactcatccctccatcctcttccactcatcctccatcctccaccactgctccactcatccctccatcctccaccactgctcacTCATccctatcctctaccactgctccactcatccctccatcctccaccactgttccactcatccctccatcctctaccactgctccacttatccctccatcctctaccactcatccctccatcctccaccactgctccactcatccctccatcctccaccactgctccactcatccctccatcctccaccactgctccactcatccctccatcctccaccactgctccactcatccctccaccCTCCCGCCACTTATCcttccatcctccaccactgcgcCACTTGACCCCTTCATTCTCCACCACTGCGCCACTTGACcccttcatcctccaccactgctccacttgaccccttcatcctctaccactgatccctccatcatctaccactgttTGACTGGTCATCTCTCCAGGTACAAGGAAACCATGCTTCCAGGCTCTTTCCTGTTCAGGCACCAGGTTGGTAGAACAGTTTGATTTATCACTCTCGTTCTATTTATAATAAACTGATGGTTTCCAAATAAACCAGcatcagaatgtatttattaacgGAGACTTTTGTTAGTCGATCAGGATAATGGTATCTCCCAAACTCCATAAATCTACATATGTTTAATTCATGGTCATATTCTGACTGATGATTTGTTCTATAGACCATCAAAAGCTCCATGTGTTAccattttggtaaaaaaaaaaaatgtgtaattttaacaaaattgatgtagatttttttttttttgctatatggacaaagtattaggacacctgactttcccaccCATATGGGGTTTCTTCCCAGACAAAATTGTGTGGGACACCTTTGGAAGtggcagcatgaaattttcccttcacttgcactaggagacccaaatctgttccagcattgctcctgtgcacaaagccggctccatgaagatacatggtttggagtgaaagatctcctgaccctattaaacacctttgggatgaatgtaaacgttgactgcaccccatttctcctttgtggctgaatgaatctccacaaaatctagtggaacatcttcccagaagaatggagcttatcATGAGTGCAAATGGGGACtgcatgtggaatgggacattcaggaagaagcacataccaatcaggtgtccacaaacattggGCCATCAAGAGAATAAAATCATAATTGATGGTAATAAAAAAGGCATATTACGGATAATAAGCTTGAGATGATACACTAGATATTATGTGATATTCTGAAATAAGGACCTCAGtacctccttctccttcagGAAGATGTCCAGCAGAGGAAGAGTTGTTCTTGAAAACAAGTAAAAACAGGGACACTGTGAAAGATACAAAGACTTTATTAACCCCCTGAAGAGATCATTTCACCACAAGAGCAGTTCAACTCAACTGCATTCAAAACACACTGTGGCCataagtatgtggacacctgaccatacaaTTGGCATGTGCTTCTCatccaatttcacatttagtcccaatttgctgttgtaataaactTAAATCTCCTAGGgagatttagatttagatcataatctctatagcaggagatcttccactccaagcagatcttcatggagctgactttgtgcacaggggcattgtcctgctgggaaaatgtcatgccactgcatccaaagacgtccgaaaCAACTgtctgcctccaactttgtcGTAGCAGTTtggtaaagaaccacatatgggtagaaaaggtcaggtgtcccaatacttttgaccacacaatGTAAGTGGGCAGGTTTAAAgacgtgtgtgtttttacatacGGCGCTGCGCGAGTGTGTCTCAGACGGCAGAGGCTTTTCCTTCATACGCTGAACTCGGCAGTCTGAATCCAGCTCCAGGATGCCGTACTTTGACGTTTCTGCACGCACGTGTTTCTCATTTCAGTCATTGACACGTGATGATGGAGTATAACGTATAAAAGCGTTTGCATATGCGTATGATTTTGTTTTAACTGCAGATATTTGTCTTTGTGCTGGGAAGCTCACCCTCGTCCTTGCACTGATATGAGAGCACCAAGTTGCTGTCTTCGCTCTTCCTCTGCACCTCAGTGAAGTGCTCTGTGATCCTTCTGAGGCTGAAGTCCTCTCTAAACAGCGTGTCACTGGGAAACAGCAGGACTCGAAGTTCACTGAttgcaatattattattatgggttTAACATCCTACACAAACACTGCATACAGTAGTTTTCTCAAAAAGATAAAACTCTTAAGAACTTTCCAGGAGAACCTCGTAGAGGAGATACCCACCCTCCGATCACGATGACATCATCAGGCTCTGCAAAGTGATTCAGTGCCAGGTGAAGGCACGCAACTGCCCCAAGTCGCTCctggacaaacacacaaagggGTTAATATGGGTTGGGACAGGTTGATGAGAGATTGTGGCGTGATCGGATCGGATTGTGGCGTGATTGGATCGGATTGTGGCATGATTGGATCGGATTGTGGCGTGATCTAATGATATCGATTCCATTTGATTTTACACACGATAACAGGAGTCTAACGTTCAGGATTTTACTGTACCTCATTACTTCTCGTCCCATCGTTAAGGACCTGAACACTGGAGAACTCCTGAGCCCAGAGCTGGAATGCCTCATGGTAAAGCGCATTAGTCTGTGGAGAAGAAGTTCAACaaatagaaaacaataaatCCAGAGTTTTTCCAGATTGAATTtcttttgaccaaacaaatctattaatatccagatgttccactttattttcactgaaaaatcctccctgTGCCTCTTAAAACTTTCTGAAGGTGGAGATTTCTTGTGATCcacttcatctcagagcagttcagtaggattttatgcagtgactgggcaggtggttccatgagaGATATCAGTCCAGACGTCTGTCTACTCTCTAAATAACAGAACTGGAAGTTTAGGGTtgacgtggatgagacagagggagtcagtaatgagaacatgactgagaacagagacattcctgatcacctgatcatcatcatcatcttttctctgcttgtgttctatatggtggatcttcagcctgaacACATTCATTAAAGAACAACATTCTTatgtattcatatattaatatgatgtgaggttcagttaccagcgtgacactaaaacaggtagtaataatcactactttCTATCTATCGATAGATCGAAGAGACAGGAGGAGacataagaagaaagaaagagaaaagaagaccggagacagaaggagaaaggaagggacagaaaaagacaggaaacagaattagaaaggaagagacagaaggagaaagcggaagacagaaagagacagaggaagaaaggaagagacaGAAGAAGACAAAAGGAGAAAGCAAGAGactgaaaaaaagacagaaggagAAAGTAAGAGACACAAGAAGACAAAAGGAGAAAGTAAGAGACAGAAGAGACAGAAGACAAAAGGAGAAAGGAGGAGACAGACGAAGACAGTAAGAGACACGAGAACAGAAGAAGACAGGAGAAAACAACACTCACGACTACAAGCACTTGATCTACACACGCAGACCGAGTGAGCGCTCTGAGCCAATGGGACACTAGGGGGCAGTCTCCAACCGGAAGTAGAGGTTTCGCAACACCACGTAAATGTCCAAAGTGTCCACTCTGGTCCTTCTCAATGTCCCTTTGCAGCCTCGTGCCATAACCTGCAGCCAGAATGACAGCTTTCATCGCGCACTTGTCTTATAACATCAGAATAATAAAAGCTGAACTTTATATCTCTATAAACGCTCTTTATATTTTCCAACTGGACCAAATAAACACCAAACCGATTCATAAACCTATACGTGAAGCGCAAAGCTGGACTTGTACTTCCGCATACGTCATGGTGACCACGTGACTATCGGGGGTTTAAAACAACGGCGCAATGGCGCCATCTTGTGGGCCCAGAAACAGCGTCTCATGTTGCCATGGCGACATACACTTTCAAAACTATACAGTACATCCAGCCGTCTGGCGCTGTACCGAAACGTTCATTCCTCGTgtctaatttctttctttttcttcagaactgaaaacaaaaaaataaaaccataagACTTTCAGTCACAAGTTATGGAGTTGTTAAATATCTCATCATCAGCAAGCTCAGCTCAAGCATTCTTTGAGAAATATGATTGGAGAGAAGTTCAGGAACTGCTCAGTCTCACCTCGTGCACCTGGTTCCTGGGTGGAGATGATCTCGTCCAGCATGTAGACCCTCCACCTGGAATGATCAGACAAATCCAAGATGTATTTCACCCCAATGCTCTCATCCTGGCCCCATGTGACACTGGGGTGTGTATGGATTACAGAGTGGTCCATCAGATAATCCGAGAACTCACTGTTGGAATATACTGCTTCAACCAAGTGCCGTCCATCAGCCTGGAGCCCAACCCCGATCGGAGCTCTGCGTGTCACCTGACCCCGGCCTACTGCGACACCAAAGTTGGGCAGATTCTCCTAAACATTGATTACACCATGAAGGCCCTATGGCATGGAGCATACATTCCTAAAGAAAAGCGGCCGATGTTCCTGGAGCTTTGGAGGTCGAGCATGAGTGTGGATTCCAGCAAAGTTCCTCAGGCTGAAGAAGACAAGCTTACTGAGTTTCTCACAGCaggtcggtctgtctgtctgtctgtttgtctgtctgtctgtctgtctgtctgtctgtctgtcttccttcTCCCTCAGGTTCAGGTTCCTTCTCCCTTCTCCATCTCCAGCATGGCATGTTGGTATAAAGATGTAGTATATGGTTATTGAAACCTCTTCCTGTACCCCATGTGCTCTTCTCTGTAGGTCTAATGGACATTTCTGATGACCCGTGTTACCAGGGCATATACGACGAAGAAAAACACAACTCTGACCCAACTTATGACCCCAACAGTGCAGAGGAGCAGAAGCTCTTCTCTCAGTATGCTGAAAACATCTTGCTGAAGATCACCTCATACCTGACCTCGGTCCATCAGCACGAGAACCTCTTCACCTTTGAGGGCACACACAGTCTGTCTAATGTGGTGCGGCTGACAGAGGACGGTCTGGAACTGGGCACGTACCAGCGTCTGCAGCAGAGGCTCTCTCAACACGTGAGGCTGGTAAAGAAACGCCTTGGATGCAAAGTGGATCTGGCCCGGGACCTGGCCTACCTAAAGCTCATCAGCTTCCTTGTGCCTTTTTTCATCGCCCTGAGGAAGAAGATGAGGATTCCAGACCTGTCTCAAATGGTCCTGCCTATTTCAGGTCTGTACCTGAGTTTACATAGTGTCCTTAAAAAAAGCTagtatctatctgtctgtctgtctgtctgtctgtctgtctgtctgtctgtctgtctttctggctagctgtctgtctggctgtctgtctggctttttatctgtctttatgtctgtctgtttgaaTGTCTGTCTAAATGTCTGTACATTCGCCAGTCCCTCCATtcgtccatctgtctgtctgtctgtctgtctgtctgtctgtctgtctgtctgtctgtctgtctgtctgcccgcccgcccgcccgcccgcccgcccgcccgtccgtctgtctgtctgcagcAGGAATCTGTAAACTAGACCAATCGTTACTTCCTGTTCTGTAGAAAGCAACCCATCTGGTAATATACTATTAACAGGGCTCTGTGTTCCTTTTTATTCCGACAGGTGACACGCTGAAAACCGAGCGAGAGctaccacctcttctccttggACAAAGATTTTCCTGTAAGCACTTTCCGTTCAAGCCGAACAAGCATTTTCATCTTCACGGTGAGATCGAGGTTGATGTAGGCACTCCTGAGCTGAAAGACATCACTGAGGGCATGAGGGTGAGGATGAGTCCAGAAGGTCTGAATGCACACTACATGATTTCATCCATGATGTCCCAGTCGCAGACTACATCGGAATAACAAACCGCAATGCTCTGCAAAAAAGTCCCTACT comes from the Silurus meridionalis isolate SWU-2019-XX chromosome 3, ASM1480568v1, whole genome shotgun sequence genome and includes:
- the asnsd1 gene encoding LOW QUALITY PROTEIN: asparagine synthetase domain-containing protein 1 (The sequence of the model RefSeq protein was modified relative to this genomic sequence to represent the inferred CDS: inserted 1 base in 1 codon) → MCGICCVVSLSSSQCTLHNHVYERLRRRGPDHSQDITREVSDPEYACLFSAHVLHMRGSPTPQPLQDDDGNLLLWNGEVFGGLTVQPEKNDTKVILDHLSMCKSPSDVLSILGQVKGPWAIIYYQKEEHCIWFGRDFFGRRSLLLSWGLDQSSFTLTSVSSRSPGVGSSNCLEVPAVGVYRMDLRSWSKTDNLKVEVYPWGYLDSDFTWEGLPGSISFVKTDSGLVLSPRVPPMNMSITGVEPKSCQSGQTSTDNLKELLKDQDSKXTVRRLIDVLSKAIRQRVEHLPHRSNPNGAQVAVLFSGGIDSMILAVLADRYVPLDQPIDLLNVAFKLQEPKMNQGSGKKGRKKEHDDVAATLRPRFDVPDRITGRDGLQELASLNPSRKWNFVEINVTHEELRDKRVENICHLVHPLDTVLDDSIGCAMWFAARGTGFVSEGAGERQHRSTAKVVLTGIGADEQLAGYSRHRVRFKSSGLQGLVEELAMELGRISSRNLGRDDRIIADHGKEARFPYLDEDVVSFLNTLPVWEKADLSLPRGFGEKLLLRLTAVELGLGPSAVLPKRAMQFGSRIAKLENSREKASEKCTRLSSS
- the zgc:136439 gene encoding uncharacterized protein zgc:136439 isoform X2 yields the protein MKAVILAAGYGTRLQRDIEKDQSGHFGHLRGVAKPLLPVGDCPLVSHWLRALTRSACVDQVLVVTNALYHEAFQLWAQEFSSVQVLNDGTRSNEERLGAVACLHLALNHFAEPDDVIVIGGDTLFREDFSLRRITEHFTEVQRKSEDSNLVLSYQCKDEETSKYGILELDSDCRVQRMKEKPLPSETHSRSATRPLEERDAPGNFLSWLISRRPVYVHEISGRFDVGNLVSYQECDRYFREELRNPEVYSI
- the zgc:136439 gene encoding glucose-1-phosphate thymidylyltransferase isoform X1; the protein is MKAVILAAGYGTRLQRDIEKDQSGHFGHLRGVAKPLLPVGDCPLVSHWLRALTRSACVDQVLVVTNALYHEAFQLWAQEFSSVQVLNDGTRSNEERLGAVACLHLALNHFAEPDDVIVIGGDTLFREDFSLRRITEHFTEVQRKSEDSNLVLSYQCKDEETSKYGILELDSDCRVQRMKEKPLPSETHSRSACPCFYLFSRTTLPLLDIFLKEKETRPLEERDAPGNFLSWLISRRPVYVHEISGRFDVGNLVSYQECDRYFREELRNPEVYSI